Within the Miscanthus floridulus cultivar M001 chromosome 2, ASM1932011v1, whole genome shotgun sequence genome, the region CGGTGCGGACGGAGGACGGTACCGGCGAGGGGGGTACCGTCGTGGTGAGGTTGAGACGGTCCACGGGCTACCGAAAACCGTTGTTGCCACGAGTGCGCATGCCGTGCGCGTTGGTGATGGGGGTGATCGCCTCTGGAGCCATGGCGATGGTGCGGCCGGTGGTCCGTCCGGCGCCGCTAGCAGCAACCTGGGACGTGGAGTCCGCAGGGGCAGCAGCACCAGCCGGACCAGTGGAAGGGCCAGTGAGATCGACCTGACCGCCGTGGCCGACCGGGCCGCTGTGGCTGTGGCCGGCTGTACTGCCGGTGGAGAAGCTGATGGGCTGGCCGTGGCCGACTGGGCTGCCGCCGTGCCCACCCTGGCTGCTGGCCGAGGTAGCATAGGGGGAGACGCTGGGTGTCCCAGATGCGGCATCCAAGCCGCCAGGGAGTCATGTACCTGCAGTCACAGCTCTTGGCCAAATAGGCGAAGAGGAATCATCAGCATCGTCTAGAAATGCAAGTGTGTTAGGATCCTGGGGGGAAGTGGACGTCTTAGAGAACGGAAACAACGTCTCGTCGAACACAACATGATGAGAGACGATGATCCGGTTGGAATGAAGGTCGAGACATCTATATCCTTTATGGTCGGAGGAATACCCGAGGAAAACACACAGGGAGGAGCGAGGTGATAGTTTATGTGGAGTTGTGGAGGACAGGTTAGGATAGCAGGCACAACCAAAAACTCAAAGGTGAGCGTAGGAGGGCTGTGTGCTGTAAAGAGCGAAGTAAGGAGTCTGGCCGTCTAGGGTTTTAGTGGGATGACGATTGAGGAGATAGGTGGCGGTGTGAAGAGAGTCAGCCCAATAAACCGGAGGGAGACTGGCCTAAAATAGAAGGGACCGCACAATGTTGTTTATTGTGCGAAGAATGCGCTCGGCACGTCCATTCTATTGAGAGGTGTATGGGCACGACATCCGTAGAATGACTCCATGAGTGAGGAAGAACGTGGGGGCTGAGGAGTGATCAAACTCGCGGCCGTTGTCGCACTAAACTGCCTTGATGGAGGAGCCAAACTACGTGCGCACATGAGAAAAAAAGTTAGAGATGATGCTAAAAGTGTTAGACTTGAGGCGTAAAGGAAAAGTCCAGGTGTAGTGAGTGCAATCATCAAGAATGACTAAATAATATTTGTAGCCCAAGACACTAACAACTAGAGAGGTCCAAAGATCACAATGTATTAAATCAAAAGGATGAGCAACACGTGAGTTTGACACACTAAATGGTAGGCGCACATGGTGACCTAACTGACAAGCATGACAAATATGATCAACTTGGTGCTTATTACATGAAATTGCTTTGGAACTAATAAGTTTGGATAAAGCCGCGTGTCCGAGATGACCAAGGCGACGATGCCAAAGTGAAGAGGACGACGCGGTGGTAGCGAGGGCAGTGGTGGTGCTGGATGATGCGGGAAAGAACGGGTAGAGGTCACCCGTGCTATTGCACCTGGCAATCACGCTCCGTGTCTGAAGGTCCTTCACAGAAAGGCCAAATGGGTCAAATTCAATGGAACAATTATTACCAGTAGTGAAACGACGTACAAAGATTAAATTCTTAATAATGTTTGGTGAGACTAAAACATTAGAAAGAACAAGAGGACGTCGTGCTGCAGAGAAAGAATGTGACCCAATAGATGTAACGAGAAGTGAAGCTCCGTTACCCACAATTATAGATGAAGGACTGGATGACGATGGAGGGTGAAGGCTAGAGAGTATACTAGCGTTGTTGACCATATGAGCACCGGCACCGGAGTCAGCATACCATTCACCTGAAGGAGGAGGCGTCAGCGTCATGGTGTTGAAGTTGCTGACAAGGCTGGACGGGTCCCAGGACATGCCCTGCATGGGCGTccagggctgctgctgctgtggtggtggtggtgcgccgTAGCCGAAACCTAGAGGAGGCCCAAGGGTGTACGGCTGCTGCATGTACTGCTGCTGGGCGGTGAAGGCAGCCGGTGGAGGACGGAACGGCGTCCCGGAGGCGTTCGGTGGGCATGGCCAAAACTGAACGTGGCCTGCCCACGGGTTGTAGAACGGCGCTGGGGGTGAGAGCCAGCGTTGGTGTTGCTGGCTGACTGTTGCTGGTTGCGGCCGCGTCCATTGCGGCGGCAGCCAGTCCGCTGTGAGCCGCCCTGGCCACCGTGGCCACTCTGGCCGTGGCCGCCCTAGCCGGGCTGGCCGTAGTGGCCGCCGCCTTGGTTGGCGGGCCTGCCCTGGCCATGACCGCCCTGGGTGCCCTGGCCGTGGCCGCCGTGGGGGCGTCCGACAGGGGGGCATGGAGCAGCGACGAGGGCGGTCGACGTAGAGGAGGTTGGCAGATCGGATGCCCCGGCCGCCTTGCCGGCGGCGATGTCGTCGATGTCGATCTCCTCGAGCAGAAGAAGCGTGCGAGCGTCCTCGAAGGTGGGGAAGGGCTGCCGCATCTTGAGGTTGGAGACCATGGGCCGGAACTTGCCGTTGAGGCCGCGGAGGAGGGTGAGAACCAGGGTGCGACCCCCGATCGGATCGTCGTAGTCGCCGAGAGTCGCCGCCATCGTCTCAAGACGGTGGCAGAAGTCGGTGATCGAGGTCGAGCCCTGTTTTGCTGTGCGAAACTCCGCCGAGAGCAGCAGGGCGCGCGATTCGCCCTGGCCGAGAAACTTGTTCTCGAGGTAGGTCCAGGCGCCGCAAGCGTTGGGCTTGCGGTTCATCGTCGACTGCTGGAGGTCGGCATGGATCGTGCAGTAGATCCATGTCAGCACGGCGCAGTCCATCTGCACCCACGCCGGTCGATCGGCGTTGTCGACGTCGGAGAGGACGTGGTCGGTGAGGGCGTACTTGCCCAAGACGGTGAGGAACATGGCGCGCCACCGGTTGTAGTTGTCGGCGGCGCGATCCAGAACCA harbors:
- the LOC136536528 gene encoding uncharacterized protein produces the protein MAETEAECQAREQRERDAEKAAADRAAALDAYEAKYAAVHAAAIAATIAVLNIKVLVLLVLDRAADNYNRWRAMFLTVLGKYALTDHVLSDVDNADRPAWVQMDCAVLTWIYCTIHADLQQSTMNRKPNACGAWTYLENKFLGQGESRALLLSAEFRTAKQGSTSITDFCHRLETMAATLGDYDDPIGGRTLVLTLLRGLNGKFRPMVSNLKMRQPFPTFEDARTLLLLEEIDIDDIAAGKAAGASDLPTSSTSTALVAAPCPPVGRPHGGHGQGTQGGHGQGRPANQGGGHYGQPG